The Poecile atricapillus isolate bPoeAtr1 chromosome 6, bPoeAtr1.hap1, whole genome shotgun sequence genome contains the following window.
aaataatccaagAAATTTTATTGGATTTTGCTGGCTCAATTCAGTGCTATTGGGAAATGGAAAGGTAGGAAATTAAGACACAAAAGATCAAACTCACATCTACAGCCCTGGTCTTCCCATTACTTCACAAACCAGAGGGAGGGTTTGATGTCAAGTATTCCAGGTTGTATCCTGGCCATCAGGATTCATCCCTAAGCCCAGTTAAGAGGTTGCCTGCTTGGAAGTCCCCTGTGGCCCCTTTGCTTGGCTGAGAGCGAGGGGTTGGACCAGGTTGGACCCTGAGCTTTCTTCAGACTTAAATCACTCTATGCttcctaaattattttattttccactgcCTAAATATCCTACCTGGATTAAGTTACCTGTCAGctgagaagaaattaagaattcaagcaagaaaaaacttttcctttttgctgGAATCTAACCTATTAGGCAAGGCCAGCTACAAGAGTTCTTCACACAGTGAAGAAACAAGGAATGCCAGTAGTCACCACTGGCAAGTATCTGGTTCCAGTGCTGGAATCCTACTGATCAGTGTtactgacagcagcagtgatttTCACATTTTACAACATCAGGCATTGCTGACATCAAAAACTCGAtgcaaattaaaagagaaagtgCTCAATGCAAACATGCAAACCATATCTCTTCACCTTTTCTCTGAAATATCACTGGAGTGTCTTCAAACTTACATCATTATAACCTGAGCTGATATGTTGACAATTAAGTGGTACAATGTTAATCAAAATGCACATTCAGTTCTTTGGAAGCAGGAGGACAAGAAGCTGAAAGACCTTTCCCAAAGATCAGTGTAAGAAGGATTAATCCATAGTCATTCAAGAAGGGGCCCCAGAAATCTCAGTGAGAGTCAGGCTACAGAAAGCAGATCACCAAAAATGCGTTAGCTGAATTATAATATTCTCTCCTGATCGATATTTCCTGGCAAAAAGAGCCAAACCCTTTGCAATTCCCTACAAAATGCAAAGTCAACAATTGCAATTCCTTTTAGTAGCTCTGATAGAAACAAACCCATGCTCTGATCCCAAATGGTCTCTAGTTGTTACGTGTTGTTCCCTACCCGCTACAGGACATTTCTCCTCTGTGTGTACAGCGAGCCTGTAAATGCAGCTCATGGGAATGGATGTCAATGTTCTTTAACAAGTGGTATTGATGTGTTCACCACAAGGAAGAGCTTGCAAGAAAATGACACCAAAATTACATTTGTATCATTAAGTGGTGGAAAAAACAAGGGAGGATGGCCTTGTAGGACAGTGCTGTGTTGCCACATCGTGCCAGGATGTGCTAGAGCCACTCTTCTCCTTCCTGAACAACCTGGCTGCTCATTGCTGGTCTTTACTGAATAACCAGCTCCACTTCACACTAACACAGCTTTTCATTCTCTTATTCAGGGCAGGCTACTGCAGCAACACAACTTAATGTTAGACCTTCCACTGAAGTCACTGTTAGTTCTGAACTTCCACAAGTCCATGCAACCACCACAATGTGGAGCATTGTGTAAGTGTGATATATAAACATTCAGCTTTGTAACCTCCCAAAGTTACAATCAGTTTGTCTAGGGATTCACATTCTTGTAGGTTTATTAATTCCCCATTTCCTCCTAGTCCTGGTTTTGCATACAACCAGTAAGAGGCACAATGTATTGCAGACTAGAGCAGAAATAACATCTTTTGCATTGCAGTTCCAGATTTCAAAAAGTATTATTTCTGCTTGAAACTTTTGGTCCAGAATGATGCAaacccagcctgcagcagctgcattaCACCTGGGTCTGCATGGATATCACTGGACCTCTTGCTTTAAAATCACTGGATTGAGTTCCCTGCTTCCATGTGGAATGTGGAACAACCTTTCTGAATGCCTTAAATCTGCTAACACGAGGAGATGAGAGCACACACTGCAAGAAGGAAAACCCAACTTTTTGCAGTTTTCATCCTGATATGTAAACAACTGCCAGCCACAGTTGTTTACAGTAATTCTAGGTGCTTCAACCAATAAATCTGGAATACAGATTCATTTAAGAACTGTGTTCTTAATGCTATCAGGTTTAAAAGTGCTAGTTTCTGAAAAACATCTTTACAAAACCTACTGAAATATTTATACTGTTAATACTGGAGAAGTGATTCATTGATAATTGCCTTATTATTTCCAAATACAAAAATGTTCACTTTGAGCCTTAAAATTCTAGTTGATATTTCTTCTTGAtcaaagttgattttttttactttttcctaaAGTCATTTTcattgggaagaaaaatgctcAGTTTTATAGTCTATTTTAAGtgcatttgaaaggaaaaaagcagtaATGTAGTTCCCTTCATCTCACCTGAACTTAAATAAATGCTTCAGAGTTGCATACAAGACTGTGTCCTTCACATGTTCAAATAATTGTGAAAATGTGCAACAACGCTGTAAGTTTTCTCAGAACCTTGCTGTGACAGCTGATTAATGAAATCAGACATTacattatttaaagaaaatcatAAATATTGTCAAGTTATACCCTGGCCATGCTGCTAGCAGGTAGCTAGAAgctgttttgttgcttttttaaataattcttggTATCGTTTCCCattggttttaaaatatattcctaCCTACAGTCTGCCATAGCTGAAGTGCATTGTGTCACAAAATGAATCTGCCTGTTGCTCTGGTCACCTggcccccagcctgccctgcaATACCTGTTTGCTGCAtccacaccagcactgctgcagctctctgtgcacccaggcacagggcactgATCTCTTCAACCCCTGCCTGTGCATCCAGAACCTGaagaggaaaaatctgaatGAGGGCAAATCAAACACACAAACTGCACTCAAGTTCACTCTTCCCTATGCATGTCCTCAACACAAATAATTGAGAATCTTCTTTGTGTAAGGGCCCATTAATACATTTAGGAATGGgtttgaaaaagctgcagatgcAAAACAAACTCTTGAAGGAAGTTGGATCTCATAGCTCAGATACAGAAGAGAACAGGACCAAAACCAAAGGATGAGTCCTGTCACTTTTGCTCTCCCATGTAACCATGTTTCTCCATTCCCACCTGATTTCCATGTACTTCTGTGCCTGCCTTCACATTGCACCATctcctctgagcagcagaagtTGCTTCTATTAATGCCTTTATACATCAAGTCCACTATCAAAAACCATTTATTGCATAATCCAAAGAAATCTTGGGCCGTATATGTGTGAATTTAAGTTGCCCACTTACACTAGTGGGAATTCTGTTCAGAAACTCAGCATCCTTTATGATCACACAGCCTGCTAGTAACAGGAAACACAGTTTtgtaaagaaatggaaaaacactGAAGACAATCTGAAatattagaagaaaatattactgTACACCCCAGGCTACAGGAAGCCAGTTGAAAATTAACTTTTACTCCTTGGAGTTACTTATGCAGACACTTCAAGCAAACTTTTTAAGATATATTTTGAATGCTATTTTCTGTACAAATGACAACTGAACCACAAATTATAGAACAAAAATAGTAAACGATATTAAAATGTACTCTTTAGTAGAAGagacattaaaatattatacaTGGGGTTGGTTAGGGGTTTTGAAGCCAGGTTTGCTTGAAATGTAATTAAAGTTTAAAATAgtgagcatttttttaaaagtccaCAAGTACCAGGTGAAATCAATGCTTGTTTTAAGATATCTGTGCAGAGGAAACACTGGACTGCTTTTTCCATGAATAAACATGCCCTCATCCTCAGTGCActtggttttttcccctggatATTTTGTAGAAATAGAAGAATTGAACATACTTAGAGCAAAAAGCAGCTCTTccatgaattattttaaaaatctgggtAAATTTCACTCCTAAACTACAGAGAACCACATCTGTATTGCTTAGCCTAGATAGCTGGAATCCCAAGAGCAAGGGTACCAACATTAAGGCAAAAGCTTCCTttgcttattattattattattattattattattattattatttattgttattattattattattattatattccTTTGCtacaaattttaaatttgtgCCCAGTGAATCCCATCACAGGAGGGACTTCCACGAAGATTTCACAAGGAAAGTTTCACTTAACAAGACAGAGGGAGTGAACAAAATATTGAGATAACTAATGGTACTCATGCTTCCCCAGAGGAGGAAGCTGCAATGTCATTGACTTTATGAATGTATGGAAAGATGGACTGTGCACTAGATACCTTCTAAATGGTGAGATGGAAGATAAAAGCCTAAAAAATTTGAATGAATGCAAGTTGAAAGACGTGCTGATGATGAGAAAATATTGACTTTTTATTACCAGTTCTGGGAATGTGCTACTCTAATTCTGCTTTCAGCCCCTGCAGTTAGAAATGCCACTCCAGTTCCAAGCTCAAAAATAACTCTGGGCATGTCAAAACAGGGTGATACAAGTAAAAGAATCATAGAAGCAGAGTATTTGTAGCCTCAAACAGAAAACCCTGCAGAAAGTCCTTTCAGAAAAACAGAGGTTAATTTCCCACAAATAGTATTTATATTTGTAAAGTATTTGTGAAGTATTTGTAAAGGAAAGCTATGAAAAGAAATCAATGATTTACTGAATAGTTGTTGTATTTGACAAGTCCCAAACCAGCATGGATATTATCTGCTTTTCAAACTGCactcaggaagaattttttaatgATCAAACTTTGCCATCACCTCAGCTGACTCCCCAAAAGGCTTTGACAGGTAATCAATAGGCAGACAGCTGTTTGTGCACTACACAGAATTTACTCTGCTGCCTCCACTACTACAGTAAACTGAAAATCCCAACTTCAATGCTGCACCCTgccaagaaacaaaaccagtacAGAGTTAGATAAAATCACAATTTTCCCAGCAGCAATATCACTAATTATAAATAAAGGCATCAATAAACATTAATGTCCCATTAGCACAATGAAATCTAAGAATGGGGATGACAGGGGATTATAACCGTAACATATTGTTCATGACCTGGTTTATAAGTGCTCACTACCTACACTGAAGTGCTTTGCAGGGTTTCAGTTTCAATTCTTCATAACTTTTGGTAACATGAGCACAGATACTTTatggtttctgttgttttgttccttttcattTAATCATTCCCTGCATACTAACCCATTCTTTTTTTAACTCTATCATCATGTGcagtagaaaaataaagtaCAATGCTACATGGAAGAAACAAAAGTGGAAGAGAAATGGTTGTTAAGTACTTTTACCTGAATTACTGCAATGTCACATCCCATAAAAACAAATCATATGCCAGTAGCACAGAAGCATCAGTCGTGTTCTTGCACACTACTTTAGCATTTATCCTTTTGTACTGTATTCCCCCTTCACACCTCAGCTTTAGGCAATCTTTCACTAATCCAAGTTCTCCATGTCATATAATCACATGGTTTATCTGCATCCTATTCCTGTTTCAGTATGGAAAACCCACTGCTGTGTTAGCAGCTCAGTGAGACAGGGTCTGCCTGAAGTTTACAGCTGATACATTAGGGTATGATAGCACAGCATTTAATTAAGAATTGTATTCACTGTTACTACATACATAAAATTGCCACTAAATGGAAATAGTCACACAGTATTAGCTTGACAACATGATAGACAACAATTAATTCTACTGTCTGAGTAAGACAACTTCATATCTCTGAGGCTGAATCCACTTTCCTTGCTGTTAAAGATCTAATGTAATTCACACGAAGCAAAGGCCCACATTTTAATGCTATTCATTACCTTTAGAGAGGCtaaatatacatttaaaaccCCTTTCCTGAATGCCAGGGTTTAAAGGAGACAGTTTCTCAGAGTACACAGTGTGTTTAAGCCAGCCTGAAACCCAGCCTCCATGCCAGGAACCAGGGGAGCCTGGAACAGCAACCGAGAGCGAAATGCCAGCGAGGGGACAGCCACACAGGGAGGGCAGGTCTAACTTCTCCTGCAGCACAGTCCCTCTCCCCCCAGAAAGGGCTTAGTTCCTCTTAATGCCTTTGTTCTTCCCTGAAAGCTGCTTAATTGTCGAAAATAACTCCTATCAAAGCTATTCACTCGTGGTTTGAAAGAATCCTAAAATATCAGAcatggcagcagccagcagggaacCCGCAAGCCTTCCCTGCTGGAGATCCACCACCAGCTGTTGTGGGACAGCAgctccctttctccttccctctctgaGCTGACACCAGGCAGGGTTTTTCTCTGGGTTCTcccctcagcagcaccagcagaagCACCAACCCTTCAGCTCCTCagtctgctgctgccacagcaggcACGGACAGCTGAATCcctgcagacactgctgcttccccagccaTCCTCTCCCAGTTCTTTCATCTTCCccacctccttccctccccagacccctctATCCCCCACAAGTGAAAGCAGCAAGTAAACAAAAGGCCCTTCAGCACATCATCGGGGCTGAAATCAATCTGCAAGAATGTCccacaattttttcccaaacttGTACATAAAATAGACTCCTTACTGTAGCTGGGAAGAAAATATCATTTGTAAGTTGGTTCTTCAGCACATTAAACTGCCAGGATCGTGATAGACATAGCATGATATTTGGGGTAAAAAATCCACTACTAAGTAATTCCTAGGGTAAGGATTTCAGATATTTGGTGAGGACATAGcatataaaacattttatttaagatTTACAAAATCTGTTATTGTTTCCAGATAACAtaaggttaaaaaataaaatcccgTCATTTAAAGCCTACAAAAATCTAGAAGCTTAGAATATTTTCACGCAAGCATTCTCATTTATGGTACATAATCACACGTGCTTTTACAaccactgaaaataaaacattccttCCATGACTTGAAACCAGCTCTTTTTCGAGCATACAAGAGACACCATAAATTGGATTAAAGCAAACCTACACAACTTTGGAACCCATATGTCAAACTTACAAAGTTTAAGAAAGTTAGTTCTCTGAGGACTAGAACTCCCATACATTATAAAACTTTTTCCATGTGAGCCATTTATGGGAAAAGACACTAAAGAACAACTTTAAAGCTGACATAAAAAGAACAACACGGAATGAGGTTCATTTCTGGTGCTATTCCACTCAGTTACACCACGGGTCAACTTGTCCCATGATCTGTCGAAATACTGTCATGATTcatcacagtaaaaaaaaaccaccaaaaacttATTTAATTAAAGCATCAAATACACTAGACAAACTAGGAAACAACTGTCAAATTGAAAGTATAATTTCCACCAGCATTAAATACATTCAATCATCTTAAATGCCTTTTGATCTTACATTCTCAgagcaaatttattttctcaaattacCCTAAGATGCAAACAAGAAGGAGCTATTATAACGCCAATATTACCTCCATCAAGCAGATTAACTTGCTAATTATTAAATTACACATCTGGCCTGCCAGGTATTCTCAGCTGGCAACAAGTTCTAATTAGCCATTTGGAAGTGCTCGGGGTGGTAGCCGAACAGCCTCTGTGCGTAAGGATCGCCGCTGGCCGTGGGTTTCTGCGCCGGGCGCTGGTGGAAGCTGTCGGTGTGGAAGTGTTCACAGTGCAGGCTAATCCACTCTCGCTCAGTACTGTACCTCTCAGCTTCGGCAAGGATCCTGGTCAGAGCCATGATGTAGCTCAGAGCCATCTGCAGGGTCTCATACTTGGACAGTTTCTTGTCCTGCCCCCACTGCGGAACCACCTTCCTCAGGCGGTCGAAGGCCGTGTTGAGTCCCTGCATCCGTCTCCTCTCGCGGGCGTTGGCCGCCAGTCTCCTCTTGGCAGCGTTCTCCATCCTTTCCGAGCTGCACTTGACAACGCAGCCCCCTCCGCTCCTGCACGCCGTGTCTGACTCCACAGCCGAGCCCAGCTGACCGGATTGACAGGTTTTCATCTTTGATGCAGCTTCacttccacacacacacaaagatcaCCGAGCAAAAATTCGATGTCTAAAAAGCGGTAAGGAAAGCACTCATGGAGTAGCCTTCCTACCTCTGGAATCTGTTTCCTAATATCAATTGTGGAGTATTTTTCTTGgcttctaaaaaaataaataaaagttctTCTGGTTCTTCTGGAAATTGTTTCTTATTGttgaaagaaagaatgaagCATTTTTTATGTCTTATGCTTtcattcttttaatttctttaatctcaaaaagagagagaaaacagtgaAATCTCCATTCTCAAAATGTACGTTACTGAAGAAAATGGTCTGTTTAATCCAAGAAGGATCTCACTGGATTAAAGGCACAACAACTCCGAGTGGCTGTTTCAAATGAGAGAAGTTCTGATTCAGTTTAGGAGAGTATTCTGCGATGGTGAAGGCTTGTGACCTAAAGATGTAACTTCCTAAGAgagatctctttttttccttggcCTCTGCCGGCCAGCAACGATTGTGCCGAGGACAAGACGAGGCTTTATAGAAACGGCAAAAGCTAAACAGGTGGTAGCAGGTGGGTGGGCGGCACgctgctgccatcccagcaccttcccaCCCTGGGAactacagggggaaaaaaaagccaaacagtAAAATCCCAACATTACAGCCTTCATCTGGTGAGAAGTCTTCCAAAGCCATTCTGTCCAGCCCTAACAACTTGCCATCTGGAGTAGTGTCTGGCTGGCCCCACAAGACTCTGGGCAGTTAAGCAAAAGATCCTTTCAATGGATAATCTGTTGCaactcaggggaaaaaaaaaaaatctctgtgcaTTGTAGTATTTGTACATTAAAACATGTGAAAATTCTGGCTAAGAATTGAGGATAGAGGAAATAACTGTGTTAATGAAACAGGAGAAAGAGCTAAAATATACATGGCCAAGAATAGCACTGTTTTGCACATATGGCACCAAAAGAAGTAAACTCAAATTATTAGAAACcctctggcattcacaattTTAATATTGTATAAAGTACACAACATTGTGACCAGAGTAGTatcctgtgaaaaaaaaaggatatatAAGGATAATATATTTGCCTGTCAGCGAACTCCgagtcattaaaataatttaaatatctttaaacAGTTAAAATATAGCTATAGGTTTATCTAataattgcaaaaatatttagatgGGTTATGATAGCTATACACAAAAACATGTAAGAATACAAATCACCAGAAAACTGCCCTTTTTAATACAGCCTATTCAAGTGTATATGTGTATTTTATGTGAATGAAAGGTGTTTTTTTAGTAACATCTCTAAATAAGTGACAAGAATAAAAGAGgatgtgaaaaacaaaacttcttGCTGGCAGCAAGGGATCAATTCTGCTACCAGCTGCAATGACAGAGAAGCCACAATATACACACACCCATGCCTCATTATTAAAACATCTTTCTTTTACTGTACTTGTATTATTAAAATCATAACTACATAAACTTACAAGGAAATATCATATAATCGTTTTGTGATgtacaggaaaggaaaaaaaaaaccctgccacataataatttattatctGTATTGATTTCAAACTTAATTAAATTGTTACCAGCATTCATAAATTAGCAACTTTTTTCATTAGAGACTGAATActgtatatttatttagaaCTATAGCTCAATTGTTTTCATTATGACTCCAAAACTTGGTGTAGTTGTAAACAGCTGATTAATCCCTAGCAAAAGCAATGACAATGAAATGAGGTTGAATAATCCAAAAACAATAGGATGCAATTGAACACTAATGGACTCCAGCATGACAGATGTTGGACGTCGGCTGTTACGCCCAGTTGCTCTGCTCTTAATATTCCACATCCTAATGATCATGAACGGAGATGATAGTTGGGGTAGGGAGTCTCCATTATTCCATTATCAAAATGTATGCTGCTTCTTCAATTTTTAAAGAAGTGCAACTTCATCACGTTTCATTAGAAATGTTCAACTTGGCTCGCTGTGTGCGCTGACCTGTTCTCCCAAACATAACGAGCCACTGCCACACGCTAAAACGCCACTTTCTGACAGACAACTTCTGATTATCTGTGTGAGAACAGCTCCCttccaaaacccacagaaacatATGCCTTTCCCAAAAGGATCAGCAATTAGAACTTGTGAGATTTCTGGTTCTGAAGATGCTCCATGGGAAGTAACGCATGTGTGgtagaaaagaaaatccacatCTGATTTCATGCTATTGCTAAAGCCCATTTTAGTGCTACTGCAGCCTTCTAACCCAAATAAGTCTGTTAGTTAAACCCTTTGTCTCTGGCAATGAATGTCAAATGATTTTTCACGTAAAAGGCACCAGAGAATTAAGGTGTTCTGTGAGTTAATAAATACTGTGTGTTCTCATGAAATAGCTATTACTCAATTCAGGTAATTAATCACTCTTCATCTTAAGACTGCTGTTAATGTCATGCCATAAAGACAGAAAGCTCCcctttaaaataaagaactgTACTTTTTCACTTGGCAGcagctttcttttttaactCAGTATGTCCCGCCAGTACAAATTACAATGAAGACTTCAAATATATTGAAAATCACAGTGCTTCAGAAACTTTGTATTTTACTTCACTAACACCCAGTAACACaggacacagcagtgctgttAATTTTCCCTTCCTAATTGATTCACCACCATTATCATGCTTTGACTAACATACCACTGTAATCTCaagagagaagctgtgatttATCTCTCCTGCTGAACACACTCTAACTTCAGCTTAAATGATTTACTATCAAATCACAGGACAGATCCATTTAGACTACTAACAAACTAATAACAGCATTTTATAGCTCATAGGCAAAGCTAAAAAATGCTGGCTGATCAAAACACCTGCTTTTCAGCACTTAAAATTTTGTAAAGCTCCTGCTTTATGAAAGTGAAATATAAAACATATCAAGGTCTTATCCACACCAATCTGGTTCATTTGCACAGCCCCCTTGCACAGCTTTATGATAATGTTACCTCAAACTaaaaaattatctgctttaTTGCTCAGTCAATAAGAGAAAGGGTATCAGTTGGAATTTCCACAGGTTTCCTTCACTTGGTCTGATTTCCTCTGTATTTCAGCTTGTCTCAATTAATGCTTATATAATCTTATTCCCTTCTCCCTTTACTTTTAACAATTTCTGATATATATTACtattcaaaatacttttttaattgttatcaatatttttattatatagatatatattttaaaagccatTACTATATCCTGATGTGATAAACTGCTGTGGTGCTAAAACCTTTTCTTAAATGCTAACTTATATTAGTTTCATGGGTTTTGCACATCAACcatttctcaaaaaattcccttttactcttttcttttttttctcataaaataatctcaagccagaaaaaaaacacagaatcacCACAAAGAAGTTCTGTGTCTACCCAGTTGCTCAAATTTCAATCTTTGATTCTCTGACTGTGAAGGTACCAATTTAGTGCTATTCCATGATCCTTGCAGCATTATTCCTGAGTCATACTTTAATCATTAAACAGTATCATTAACCAAAATATTATGTTTCCCACAGAGAAACACAAGAGACAGATAAGAATGCTATTTCAGTCATAAACCAGATTATTTTAGCAACTTCAAGTTGCCACCAATATtaggaaataaataaaggagaGTTTCAATCCATGAAAGAAATTAGCTAGTTTGAGGATTTATGACTACATACATAAACCCATTCAAAATTGTCTGCTAGGTATCCAGGTTAAAAACTCAGATGCAATTAGTGCAGCATCCACTAAGAGATTAATGGATTTCACCTTTACTACTATGGAAAACACAATCTAATTACTTTTATTGGGGATTGGGATACTGGGGCCAGATactgaatttaaaatgaaatgaaagcaaTATTTCTGGTTAAAGTCTACTCCCTCTCTACTTTCTCTGcctgtatttataaaaacatatcCAAGCAACGTATCAAAACAAGAATCTTACCTGTCTCTTCTAGCCAGAACTATTTCCTCTCAGGTAGATCCTTTCTAAAAGCCTCAAGACTCCTCACCACAGTCGTTTACAATGAGCAAAGCAGCAAGACTGGCATGCTGCATGCTGGCTAATTAAGAGCAGGTGGGTAACTACCAAAATATGACCATCCTTAAGGGCCCAATTTCTTCTAACATTTGACTCAGCTCACAAGACAGGCTAGAAATCCGTAGTGTGCAGAATCActtcttttcctgccttgcCTATTTGCATTGTTTTCCCtgtcagagctgcaggactATCCCAAAGCAGTAATTCACTAGAGAATGTTGTACCCTGAAGGGACACTCACTAACTAATACTGGAAATGGAATAACAATctacagctgcaggaggagttTGCATTCATTTCACCTGGGGCTTCCCACCCTTTCCTATAAAGTGCTTAGGACTGTTCACTTTCCTCTTCAGTCTCTCTGGGCTGAGCTCTTCTTTCTAGCAGCTCAGGTAAGTGTCCCAAATACTCTTCAGGCTCTACCTGCTGTACTGTCCTCAATTCActcatttctcttctgtttcaCATTATTCTTCTCACCTCCCCCAGGTGAGGCTCAAAACCAGAGCTTGCCTCAGTGATCCTGCACAGAACAACCTTTAAACATAACTTTGTTCAAAAGAATGCCTTTACAACAGGAAGTCAGAAAcctcttaaaaaaaccaaacaggagagaggagtccttttaccACATTACTAGAAGAATGTATCTTGAACATTTAACTGTTTCTCATCTATGTTATATATTGAATTTGGTTACATTATGTACCTTGTACACATGACAGATCATGAAAGCAGTTTCCACCTAGAATGATACTGCAGCCCTCTGCACCACTAGAGCAGTAAAAAACTCTGACATATTACAAAGCTAGTGAATTTTCCAAGTATCATATAAATCTCATGTGCTTAAAATACAGTTATCTATCAAGGTCAACTGCACCTGCTTAGCAATTGGCAAAAGCTGTCCTGATGTTTTTCACAAGGGAACTACAGACACAACACACCAGGGCACACACAGCGACCTGGCACAATGTTCACTGGTCACTGCTCCAGCAGAACTGTGCAAGGAAgcttggctgctgcagcactaCAGCTGGGGGAGCTTTGTTCCACCAAGTCTGGGTGAAATACTGACTCTGTT
Protein-coding sequences here:
- the ATOH7 gene encoding transcription factor ATOH7, which encodes MKTCQSGQLGSAVESDTACRSGGGCVVKCSSERMENAAKRRLAANARERRRMQGLNTAFDRLRKVVPQWGQDKKLSKYETLQMALSYIMALTRILAEAERYSTEREWISLHCEHFHTDSFHQRPAQKPTASGDPYAQRLFGYHPEHFQMAN